In one Variovorax sp. PBL-H6 genomic region, the following are encoded:
- a CDS encoding FKBP-type peptidyl-prolyl cis-trans isomerase, whose translation MEPFTFLLASAFFATSAHAALPAAEVVATTATVVATSAARKVETLPSGVRVQHTLKGAGAHPTASDTVKVHYRGTLPDGSEFDSSHRRGKPIALPLSRVVKCWTDGVQTMQVGGKATLTCPSDTAYGQRGVPGSIPPNSVLKFDIELLSIGSDQ comes from the coding sequence ATGGAACCGTTTACCTTCCTGCTCGCTTCCGCATTCTTCGCCACCTCGGCTCACGCTGCTCTACCGGCGGCCGAGGTTGTCGCCACCACAGCCACCGTGGTAGCCACTTCAGCTGCCCGCAAAGTCGAGACACTTCCTTCGGGGGTCAGGGTGCAGCACACCTTGAAGGGTGCCGGCGCCCACCCTACGGCCTCGGACACCGTAAAGGTGCACTATCGCGGCACCCTGCCGGACGGTTCGGAATTCGACAGCTCCCATAGGCGGGGCAAGCCCATCGCCCTTCCCTTGAGCCGCGTAGTCAAGTGCTGGACAGACGGCGTACAAACAATGCAGGTCGGAGGCAAGGCGACTCTAACTTGCCCCAGCGACACCGCCTATGGCCAGCGGGGGGTGCCCGGCAGCATTCCGCCAAACAGCGTGCTGAAGTTCGACATCGAGCTGCTCAGCATCGGTTCCGACCAATAG
- a CDS encoding HU family DNA-binding protein, whose translation MNRIELVEKIASTHDVSKAEAARIVETFTSAIIGAVKKGEPVQIIGFGTFKQVSRAARSGFNPRLGEKIKIAAQKVPKFVPGAAFKAAIDPKAAKRKADKVAATPLAKKSAPAKKAAAPAKKAKK comes from the coding sequence ATGAACCGTATCGAACTGGTCGAGAAGATTGCATCCACCCACGATGTGAGCAAGGCAGAGGCTGCGCGCATCGTCGAGACCTTCACCAGCGCCATCATCGGTGCCGTGAAGAAGGGAGAGCCTGTCCAAATCATCGGATTTGGCACGTTCAAGCAAGTCTCCCGCGCTGCTCGCTCTGGATTTAACCCGCGCCTGGGAGAGAAAATCAAGATTGCCGCGCAGAAGGTGCCGAAGTTCGTGCCGGGCGCCGCCTTCAAGGCCGCCATCGACCCGAAGGCCGCCAAGCGCAAGGCCGACAAGGTTGCTGCCACGCCGTTAGCCAAGAAGTCCGCGCCGGCGAAGAAGGCTGCAGCGCCCGCCAAGAAGGCGAAGAAGTAA